From Chlorocebus sabaeus isolate Y175 chromosome 10, mChlSab1.0.hap1, whole genome shotgun sequence:
ATGCCAAAttggagactgaagcagaagcgTACAGAGGCCAGTTTTGACCGCCACCGACGGTGACGAGGGAGGCGCGGAGTTTCCcggaggccagggccagagctggagaGGCTGGGGCGCACCTGTCTTCCGGTCCCAATGCGGCAGTCACCCCGCAGGGGCAGGCGGGGTGAACGAGGTCTTTAAAGAGAGAACTTGAATGCGGGTAGGAGACAGTCTCAACAGAACAGGGCTGGTAGCAGCGCCGCAGCCTCTCAGGACAAACCTGACGATCCCTTCCCGGGCGCGGCGACCGCGCGCCGCCTCCGTCGCCCCGCGCGTCGCCTGGGGCCACGAGAGGGGCGGGGCCCGGCCGCAGACCCCAACCCTCGCAACCGAGAGGGCGGGGCCGAGCGCCCACAGCCGCGGAGGCGTGGGCGCCAGGCAGGGCTTTACCCAGAATGCCTCTGGAGGGCCGGCTCCCCGCGCCCCGGTCTCGCCGCCCAACGCTCCCGGCCCTGGGGCCCCGACTGCCCGCACGCTGACCTGAAGGTCCCACTGTCCTCGCGCTCCAACGGCGGGGCCTCGGCGCGGTGCCTGCTCTGGGACATGGCGAGAAGGGACGGCTCAGCGGGTGGAGGAAGAGCGGTGCGGAGCGACGTGCTAGCTCCCCGGGTCGCTGGTCCCCAGGAGGAGCTCCAGCGCCGCTGCCGCCTCCGACTCCCCCTCCTCCTGCTTGCGTTCCTCTAGCGAGGGGGCGGGAAGGGCGGGGGCGGAGCCTTGGTGCCGTAGCTCCGGCTACGCCCCCTCGCTGCCCCTCTGCGGGCCTCGGTCCCGGCCCAGCCCCGCCTCTGTCCCCTCCAGGGTCCGCCTCCTTCCCGCCAGTCTCCGCCCCGCTCCCGCCTGGGCACAGGCATTGGGCTCCCGGGGCTTCTCAGCGCCCGCCTCTGCCGGCCCTGACCAGCCTGCAGTAACTGGCCCTCAGGCCGTAGTTCTTTGTCCTTAGGAGGAGGCCGTTTCTTTCCCGAAGAGAGGGATTAGAGGGATTGTCCGGCGTGGGTCTAGGGTCGTTGAGGCCTGAAGTTAACCCTTTGAGGGGAGGACGGATTGGGGGCTGTGTCACTTTaagaaaaagatttgaaaattcGGAAGGCAGAATTCCAGGGAGTCTCCCGGGCCTGGTTCTGAAGCTTGAGACCCCGGATATGTACGCTGCGGTGGGCTCTTCGGGTCCCCGAGCCCGGTGTTTAGGAACACTCGAGGACGTCCAAACACCCCCTCCTTTCCCGCCAGGCGGGCTCCTTTGTCTTCTGGGCTTTCGTCGCGAGATGGAACGCTGGGTCAGTGCATCCCAGCAAAACGTTAGGAGTAAACGAAGGCCTTTCTGGGGACCTGTGTAGTCGATTGTAATGGCGTTTGCCTGGGATGCAGCACCTTTGGTGGGCCATTGGATGTCGTGTCGTTTCTCCAGGGGCTTGCTAGGCACTAGCTGAAATGCCGTCCTGTGCTTACGCGGTGTTATGGAAGATTGCTTTGCACGATGCTGTTCCTACGAAAGGATATTATTAAAAGTgatttatggccgggcgcggtggctcacgcctgtattcccagcacttcgggaggccgaggcgggcggatcgcctgagctcaggagttcgagaccagcctggacaacatggtgaaaccctgtctctactaaaaatacaaaaattagccgggcgtggtggcaggcgcctgtaattccagctactcgggaggctgaggcaggagaatcgcttgaacctgggaggcggatgttgcagtgagccgagatagcgccacttcgctccagcctgggcgacagagtcagactccatctcaaaaaaaaaaaaaaaaaaaaggtggtttgTTATTTTGTTAGCATGTGAGCCCTGGATGCCTGAAAGCAAGTGAAAGATGTTCAGAATCTAATCAAATTATATCATTTGATGCTTTAATTAGAGcctattctctctttttctccatctatatatgtatgtatatagattACTATCCATCACTGTTTTAATGGATATCTTATTGGAAGGGCTACATAGtcactatttcaaaatatatgaactCCGCATAACACCTATGCCAAAACATTTCAGCACTCAGGTAAAGTTCATTTTTAGCCACAAAATCACTTAAAAACAGGCCAGAACTTTatatagatagctcttattactatcccagtagctgggataataatgaaacaaaaagatgcaGCAGGACTCCATTTCAAAGGGATAGAGTCTGTGTGTCCAACTTCAGAGTAAGAAACCACTAGGTAATAGTTTATATAGTTACTTACATGTaatgtggctttatttttttataaagatcTGCATGTAATTGTTTATATCTGTGAattcatatttaatattaaacaCAGTTTTGTAAACATGTAAgatggaaaatgaatgaaatgctcTATCAGTGAACTGTATGCCATGAGGATTCAAAACAGCACTTTCGTGTTGCCAAAAGTCCAGTGTGGACTTGTGAAGGAATTCCCTTTGGACTAGGTCCACTGTAGATTGTATCCGGGACTATTGTTAGTGCCTAAATTGCATTGCTTCCCACAGCGCTATATACTTCCCTTAAAATTGGCCCATTGCCAGTGGCAAATCGCTATCTACTGTGATCCTTATCATAGACATTGGTCATATTTTTACGTTATTagttttctgtgtatattttagTGCTATAGCCTGCCATTCCAAATTAAACATGCTCTTAGCATATCGTTTTACACCGTTGATCTATTATTCATTACCTGAGCACATGAGCGGAGGCAGTGAATTATACAGTGGTAAACTACTTGGTGAAACCatgctttgtatttttaagatgtataattatatttaaaaacaagcagTGCTTAATTTTGTGCCTGATTTTCGTCTTTAAAAATGGATTTATCTGGGGGTTGCAGTTGATGACATTTTGATTTTAGTATGTTTGCTGCTGCTACCAAGAGCTTTGTCAAGCAAGTTGGAGATGGAGGGAGATTAGTTCCTGTTCCAAGCCTCAGTGAAGCTGACAAATATCAACCTCTAAGTCTGGTGGTAAAAAAGAAGCGATGCTTTCTGTTTCCTAGATATAAATTTACTTCAACACCTTTTACACTGAAAGATATTCTCCTAGGAGACAGAGAAATTTCAGCTGGTAAGTTTAAATGTTTGGGAGGGCCAACTCATTCGTCTGTATTATTGGTAACCTAAACATAGGTCATATATGCTACTTACATTAGTAATACACATTTTCCATGATTAAAGCAACTTTTATTATGATGGTAGTATAATAATGTTATTAAGATTAACAATGCCAAAAGTTTGTATAATATCAAATCTCTTATTggtcaaataattttcaaatctatcaattattttataaattgttttaatcAGATCAACTTAGACTATGAcatatttcttcatctataaaatggggtatTATTTGGGCTTACCTATCTTATATGGTCAAATGAGATGAaagtaatttgtatttattttttacaatgcaATTATTACAATTGGTAAACTGAAATGTATTTGAAGGGTAGATTATTTAATAAGCTGATATTTTAATGAGTTACTGCTTATAAacgcttattttttctttgaattgcCCAGTGGATCTTGATGCTTAAGAAGTTCTGTTGGCTGAATAGAAAATTTGAGTTCCTTTTAAGAATTCTGGctatgtgtttctttttgttgtaagATTAATTGAATTACTACTTTAAATCTTGGTGAGTAATGTTGCCTTTCTCTAACATTTGGATAATTGAGTCTTCAATTGTAAATTAACGTGTTACTATATATAATCTACATAAGataaattaaagacattttaaaaatactacgtTTCTTCTTGTAAAGGTATTTCATCTTATCAATTACTGAATTATGAAGATGAATCCGATGTTTCACTCTATGGAAGGCGAGGTAACCATATTGTAAATGACGTTGGGATTAATGTTGCTGGATCAGATTCCATTGCAGTGAAAGCTTCGTTTGGTATAGTAACCAAACATGAAGTGGAAGTATCAACACTACTCAAAGAAATTACTACACGGTCAGTATAATAATCCTAATATATTTCAGTGTTTTCATTAAATACTTTAGCTATATAAACTTCATTACAAAGAATGCTTAAAACATTGAGGTTGTATTTTACTAGTGTAATTTGCTAGGTGTATTTGAAATACATTAGTGGTATATCCAAACTTTGAATTAGGATAGATATCAAAAATCACTTGGTTTAAGTCAGAGACCTCAGGGCCCCAGATCAAGGAGCTAACTGACGAAGACACAGAGAGGCTGCAGCTAGAGATTGACCAGAAAAAGGATGCAGAGAATCATGAGGCCCAGCTCAAGAACGGCAGCCTTGATTCCCCAGGAAagcaggagactgaggaagatgaggaggaggaagagagaaggagaaaggaaaactgaagcccaacctaggcaacagggcAGACCTGCCCAATTACCGCTGGACCCAGACCCTGTCGGAGCTGGACCTGGCAGTCCCTTTCCGTGTGAACTTCCGGCTGAAAGGGAAGGACGTGGTGGTGGACGTGCTGCGGTGGCACCTCCGGATGGAGCTCAAGGGGCAGCCAGCGATCATCTATGGGGAGCTCTACAATGAAGTGAAGGTGGAGGAGAGCTCGTGGCTCATTGAGGACGGCAAGGTGGTGACTCTGCATCTGGAGAAGATCAATAAGACGGAGTGGTGGAGCCGCTTGGTGTCCAGTGACCTTGAGATCAGTACCAAGAATATTAACCCTGAGAATTCCAAGCTGTCAGACCTGGACAGTGAGACTCACAGCATGGTGGAAAGGATGATGTATGACCAGAGACAGAAGTCCATGGGGCTGCAAACCTCAGACGAACAGAAGAAACAGGAGATTCTGAAGAAGTTCATTGATCAGCATCCAGAGATGTATTTTTCCAAGGCTAAATTCAACTAGCCCCTGTTTTTTCCTCCCTGAACTCTTGGAGCTGAGCTGCAACCACCCAGCTTTCTTTCCCACTCTTCTCTGGGACTTGAGGGCCTCAGGGCTTGGGGCAGGCATGGGACTGGCCCAGGCACACAGGTCCCAGGGCATCAGGGGAAAGGCTGGAGCTTGGGGTCTTGTCCTCCCCAGTTGGTCTACTGTTACACGTTAAAACGATTTGCccagcttaaaagaaaaaaaaagtcacttggcTTAAACAAAACTTAATTGTTCCACAAAATTACTTTGGCTCTACACACATTTGCTAAATTATTAGATTTAAATAATAGAGGAATCTGTCTGCAACAAATAGAGTCCCCCCTCAAAAGACTTTCAACAGACGGAGTGAAACATTGTGTATAAGCATGTTTTAAGAAAACAGGTAGGAGAGACaaattattacatttcttttgggtatattttCTGACTATTAGGATTGCCTTGATTTACTATTAGGTGAACTATGAATGAATAACATGTGACAGCAAAAAATGTACTTGATTATGTGTAATTAGATGTTACAGAGTCTTATGAATGTATcttctttattttagaaaaattaactttGACCACAGCTTGATACGTCAGTCAAGGAGCAGCAGAAAGGCAGTATTGTGTGTGGTCATGGAGAGCATCCGAACCACACGACAGTGCTCACTGTCTGTGCATGCTGGAATTCGAGGGGAAGCAATGAGGGTAAACCACACTCGTTGGGCTTATCTTACTAACTAAAGTGTTGCCATgggaatttttttaagtattgaaTTTCTCGTCAGACTTgtgtattttgtcaaatgttcTGATGAAAGAGCTGCAGTTGTATGGGATTTTGCACAGCAATGTCTATTCTAgagtatgaaaaaaagaaatgttggggTTCTAAACATGTGTAATATAATGCAAAAACAGTAATCCTTATGAAATTACATGCATACTGGAGTCCCTCAAATTACTATTTAAGTgttgttttaagaataaaaattgagTGAGTTGAACTGATTTTAAGTGGTAtagtttttggctgggcacagtggctcatgcctgtaaccctagcattttggaaggccgaggtgggcggatcacttgcagtcaggagttggagatcaagTTGGgtaacatagagaaaccccatctctactgaaaatacaaaaattagccaggtgtggtggtgcacccctgtaatcccagccactcaggaagctgaggcacaagaatcgcttaaacctaggaggtggaggttgcagtgagccgagattgtgccactgtactctaacctgggtggcagagtgagactccgtctcaaacaaaacaaaacaagacaaaaaccccaaccaaaaaaaaaaaaaagtgtaacataATGCAAAAACAGTAATCCTTGTGAAATTACATGCATAATGGAGTCCCTCATATTACTATTTAAGTGCTGTTTTAGGAATAAAAATTGAATGCTTAAGCTGAGTTGTTTTTTAAGTGATAGAGTTTTTacactttgaatttttaaaagctgaatttatatttttatattcaaatagTTTTTCAAAGTTAATATTATCAATGGCCATACATGCTTTATTCAAGGTTAGttaaatccttaaaaaaatattagctgcaaggtgcagtggatcatgcctgtaatcccagtgcttacGAAGACTGAGATAGAAAGAcagcttggggccaggagttcaagaccaacctgagcaaaataatgagaccttgtctctacaaaaaataaaagaattagctgggtgtggtggcacacgcctatagtcctgaGGCAGGGGGCTGCCTGTGGGGGTTTGGGTCATTGTCTTTTAGAATTTGGGAGCCTTTGAAAAGCCGTGGGCCCTCCCACCGCTATTGTGCTGGGGAAGATGTAGCAGCCTCTTTTCCAAACCACCCCTTTGCCTTCAGACTTCTCTGGGGCCAGCAACTAGGGACCAACTAGGGACCTAGGGCCAAGGGCTCAGCTGATGACCGTGGGCTCCGTGTCCAACCAGCAGTTTGCAGGTTCGAGCTCAGGACTTAGCGGGGACACCTTAGGATGCAGGagcggccaggagttcaaggttacagtaagctatgattgtgccactgccctccagactgggtgacagagagagagcctGTCtctgaaacaataaaaagaattagaaaactaTCTGTGTTTAATTTTCAGCTCAATTATGATATTGTTTATCTTTGTCATTCAGTGACACCTAATAATGACTTGATTGGATTAAAACTCTGGAGGGCTTTGGAATGGTAGACAGGTTAGGCTGAAAACTTAAACTCTAGCACTGCTTTCTAAGATTTCCTGTTGAAAAAAAAGGCTTCTACTCCAGAGCATTATGGTTGTGGTAGCACTAATCATGGGCTGTAATACCAAAGTAAGTGAAAAGTGCAGAAGTATTTTCTAATATAGACCAGGAGTTTCTGTTGGACCAATTGGATCTCTGCTATAAAAAATGGTTTAATTCAAGCAGAATAATTCTTTACTtgggaattttttgttttgtttggtaggATTTTATGAGATGTTTTGTTTCTCCAAAAAGCTATCCTTACTTGTTATAATACttaataatgttatatatttattcaatacaGTTTCACTTTATGGATGAACAGAATCCCAAGGGAAGGGACAAAGCTATTGTTTTCCCAGCACATACAACCATAGCTTTCAGTGTTTTTGAACTCTTCATATACCTGGATGGTGCCTTTGGTGAGTTAAGGGTCTGCATGAAATACAAATGACTATATTTTTAAGGAGCATTCAACAGGGCatgggatctctctctctctctctctctctctttttttctcgtGTCTAACAATTATAGAAGATGGTGTCAGCACTGTCAATCTTATGCTTGGGCAAAATAGCTGAGAAAGGTCTTCCCTTCCCTGCTTCCCCATTCCActtttctgctgctgcttcttggtGAAGGTTGTAAACTCTCCACTACcccatttaaaattataaataagagcTAAAATGCCATCTACTGACAAAGTATTCCTTAGCTTACATGGGGAGATAATAAATGACTTTCTTATAGGTAGTTTTTGGTGGTGGCAAACAGAGGAGTAGGTAGATAGTAGGATGCCTGAAGTGTTAGGATTCCCAAACCAGGGCATCTAAAGACAGCTTTTCTTACTTCAGTTTTACTTATCATAACAAGCTTCCCCTTGCACTCTTcctaaaaaataactttaaaaggtaaaaatacttCCTCCAAAATTGTCACCTTGTATAATACCTAAGTGCAGCTCACTTTAGGTCTCTACATTTCACAGGTCTTTAAGGTCTGTTGGCCAACTGGAACAAGCCCAGGTGTAGCCCAAAGGATCAGGAAAGGGAGTCCCCTAGCCATGGTAATTTACAAATGTTTTTAGAcctgtttttgttcatttctgcAATTTTGTAGGAGGAGGGAATAGGGAgtccagaaacaaaacaaaactacatgttaagtaaattgtttttttaaaaaatatttttaatttttgtggctatatagcagatatatatatatatttatttatatatggagtacatgaggtattttgatacaggtatacagtgcaataataatcacatcatggaaaatggggtatccatcccctcaagcatttatcctttgtgttacaaacaattcaattatactcttttagttatttagttatttaaaaatgtacaaattcttctagttatttaaaaatgtacaaattctCAGTCTAAGATGGAGAAAAAACTGTACA
This genomic window contains:
- the PJVK gene encoding pejvakin isoform X1; translation: MQSMFAAATKSFVKQVGDGGRLVPVPSLSEADKYQPLSLVVKKKRCFLFPRYKFTSTPFTLKDILLGDREISAGISSYQLLNYEDESDVSLYGRRGNHIVNDVGINVAGSDSIAVKASFGIVTKHEVEVSTLLKEITTRKINFDHSLIRQSRSSRKAVLCVVMESIRTTRQCSLSVHAGIRGEAMRFHFMDEQNPKGRDKAIVFPAHTTIAFSVFELFIYLDGAFDLCVTSVSKGGFEREETATFALLYRLRNILFERNRRVMDVISHSQLYLDDLFSDYYDKPLSMTDISLKEGTHIRVNLLNHNIPKGPCILCGMGNFKRETVYGCFQCSVDGQKYVRLHAVPCFDIWHKRMK